A region of Gracilinanus agilis isolate LMUSP501 chromosome 3, AgileGrace, whole genome shotgun sequence DNA encodes the following proteins:
- the LOC123241311 gene encoding olfactory receptor 8B3-like, translated as MTSKNDSSVTEFILAGLTDQPELQLPLFLLFLGAYVITIVGNLGLIILITMNSHLHTPMYYFLFNLSFIDLCYSSVVTPKMLMNFVLKKNIISFSGCMAQLYFYCFFVISECYMLTIMAYDRYVAICNPLLSHQVCSYLLGGAYVMGFIGAMAHTVGMLRLSFCDANIINHYMCEMPPLFKLSCTSTYVNELVVFIVVGTNIIVPSVTIFTSYVLILSNILSIRSTEGRSKAYSTCSSHIIAVTLFFGSASFMFLKPASSESMDQGKVSSVFYTNVGPMLNPLIYSLRNKDVQIALRKTLRKRIFSRAKAGFS; from the coding sequence ATGACTTCAAAAAATGACTCTTCAGTGACTGAGTTCATTCTGGCAGGCTTAACAGATCAACCGGAGCTCCAGCTCCCCCTGTTCCTCCTCTTTCTAGGCGCCTATGTGATCACTATAGTTGGAAACCTGGGACTGATCATTTTAATCACAATGAATTCTCACCTTCATACTCCTATGTACTATTTCCTCTTCAACTTATCTTTCATAGATCTCTGCTACTCCTCTGTAGTTACTCCCAAAATGTTGATGAATTTTGtcctaaagaaaaatatcatCTCCTTCTCAGGATGTATGGCTCAGCTCTACTTTTActgtttttttgttatttctgaaTGCTACATGTTGACAATAATGGCTTATGATCGTTATGTTGCCATCTGTAATCCATTGCTGTCCCATCAGGTCTGTTCATATCTATTGGGTGGGGCTTATGTAATGGGGTTTATTGGTGCAATGGCCCACACTGTAGGCATGCTAAGATTGTCCTTTTGTGATGCCAACATCATAAACCATTACATGTGTGAAATGCCTCCTCTCTTTAAGCTCTCCTGCACCAGTACCTATGTCAATGAGCTGGTGGTTTTCATTGTGGTGGGCACTAACATCATAGTACCAAGTGTCACCATCTTCACTTCTTATGTTCTCATCCTTTCTAATATCCTGAGCATTAGGTCCACTGAAGGCAGGTCCAAAGCCTACAGCACCTGCAGCTCCCACATAATTGCTGTGACTCTTTTCTTTGGGTCAGCTTCATTCAtgtttctcaagccagcttcgtCAGAATCTATGGATCAGGGCAAAGTATCTTCAGTCTTTTATACAAATGTAGGGCCCATGCTAAATCCCCTTATTTATAGTTTGAGGAATAAAGATGTTCAAATTGCTTTGAGGAAAACCTtgaggaaaagaattttttccaGAGCAAAAGCAGGATTTTCATAA